The DNA region GTAGGCGCTGCTCGCATAACTGGCCGGCGGGTTGTTCTGCGCCATGAACTCGGATTGCGCCCGACTGTCCGGATGAGTGGCCTTGAAAGCCTTGATCTTTTCAGGATCGGGCTTGCCGGTCGCCGGGTCCGGCCTGGAGGCGACCATCAGGTCGAGAAAGGTGCGCGGCCGCATGGCGCCGAAAACCGGTATGTTCAGCATCGTCATGTGCTGCAGGCTGCCGTCGGGCAGCGCGAACTCCAGTGCCATCCCGCGCGGGCTCCTGGCGGTGTCCGGCGCTTTCGGGTTTCCGCCCGCGAGCGAGAAGCGCGCGACGACCGGGATCCGCTTCCCGGAAAACAGCGGCGAGCGCGAATACGCCGCAGCTTCAGGCATGCCGACGAATTCCCCTGTCGCGCAGGTGCCCTTGGTATGGTTGCGACGTTCGCCGGGCGTCACCCCGAACGTGTTCTCGATGGCGCCGACCACCTGTTCCGGGGTCACCGGATCTTCCGCCGCCACAGCCAGCCGGCAACCCAGAGCGATCAGGCCAGCCAGCAATATCCGGCTGCCGCACACAATTTTATCGATGTCTTGCATGATGTGTTCCTCCTGCCAACTATAGCGCCAGGACCAGCACCCCGCCGGCAACCATCGCAATGCCGGCCCACTCGCGCAACGACGGCCGCTCGCCCAGGAAAGCGACGGCGAAGATGGCCACCAGCACCAGGCTCAACTTGTCGACCGGGGCGACCTTGGATGCATCGCCGATCTGCAATGCGCGGAAGTAGCAGACCCACGAAGCGCCCGTAGCCAGCGCAGAGAGCGCAAGAAACAGCCAGGTCCGGGAAGACAGGGCGAACGGGTTGCTCCATTTCCCGGTGAACCAGATGAAAGCCGAGAGCACGACGACAATGATCGCGGTCCGGACCAGCGTGGCCAGATCGGAATCGACGCCCCTGATGCCGATCTTGGCAAAGATGGCGGTGAGCGCAGCGAACACCGCCGACATGAGCGCCCAGTAGAACCAGCTGGCGGAAGTGGACATCGGCGCGGCGTGCGGTCAGCTCAGACCGTCAGTACGGTCGAGCCCGTGGTCTTGCGCGCTTCCAGGTCGCGATGCGCCTGTGCCGCATCCTTCAACGCATAGGTCTGGTTGACGTAGATCTTGACCTTGCCCGAGCCGACCACATCGAACAGGTCGGCCGCATTCTCCTCCAGCAAGGGCCGGGTCGCCACGAAGGTGGCAAGTGTCGGCCGGGTGATCATGAGCGAGCCTTTTTGCGACAACACGGACAGGTCGAACGGCGGCACCGCGCCCGACGAAGCGCCGAACAGCACCATCAGGCCCCGCGGCTGCAGGCAGTCGAGCGACTTCATGAAAGTGTCCTTGCCGACCGAATCGTAGACCACCGGCAGTTTCTTGCCGCCGGTGATCTCCAGCAACCGTGCCTGGAAATCCTCGCGGGTATAGACGATGGGATGGTGGCAGCCGTTGGCCTTGGCAAGGGCGGCCTTCTCGTCGCTGGACACGGTACCGATCACGGTTGCCCCCAGGGCGGCGGCCCATTGGCAGACGATCAGCCCGACGCCACCAGCGGCAGCGTGTATCAGGATGGTGTCGCCCGGCCCGACCTTGTAGATGTCGCGGATCAGATAGCGTGCAGTCATGCCTTGCAGCATCATCGCTGCCGCTGTGCGGTCGTCGATGCTGGCCGGCAGCTTGACCAGCCTGTCTGCCGGGATGAGCCGGCTCTCGGCATAAGCGCCGATCACCGATGCATAGGCGACCCGGTCTCCGACTGTGAGGTGCGTGACGCCGTCGCCGACCGCCTCGACGACCCCGGCACCTTCCATGCCCGGCACGAA from Sideroxyarcus emersonii includes:
- a CDS encoding catalase family peroxidase, with the protein product MQDIDKIVCGSRILLAGLIALGCRLAVAAEDPVTPEQVVGAIENTFGVTPGERRNHTKGTCATGEFVGMPEAAAYSRSPLFSGKRIPVVARFSLAGGNPKAPDTARSPRGMALEFALPDGSLQHMTMLNIPVFGAMRPRTFLDLMVASRPDPATGKPDPEKIKAFKATHPDSRAQSEFMAQNNPPASYASSAYYGIHTFKFIDGGNRTTLVRWRFVPQDGEKRLTDEELKSLPANFLEQRLIERAGTGPVRWDMMVSIGEAGDPENDPTLAWPAARKQVRAGTLTITAAMPQKGAACEPVNFDPLVMGDGIAPTGDPILLFRSPAYALSFARRLGGI
- a CDS encoding EamA family transporter, which gives rise to MSTSASWFYWALMSAVFAALTAIFAKIGIRGVDSDLATLVRTAIIVVVLSAFIWFTGKWSNPFALSSRTWLFLALSALATGASWVCYFRALQIGDASKVAPVDKLSLVLVAIFAVAFLGERPSLREWAGIAMVAGGVLVLAL
- a CDS encoding quinone oxidoreductase, yielding MSHAIRIHQTGGPEVLQWEQADVGAPGPGQVKLKQTAVGLNFIDVYHRTGLYPLPLPFVPGMEGAGVVEAVGDGVTHLTVGDRVAYASVIGAYAESRLIPADRLVKLPASIDDRTAAAMMLQGMTARYLIRDIYKVGPGDTILIHAAAGGVGLIVCQWAAALGATVIGTVSSDEKAALAKANGCHHPIVYTREDFQARLLEITGGKKLPVVYDSVGKDTFMKSLDCLQPRGLMVLFGASSGAVPPFDLSVLSQKGSLMITRPTLATFVATRPLLEENAADLFDVVGSGKVKIYVNQTYALKDAAQAHRDLEARKTTGSTVLTV